A region of Paenimyroides aestuarii DNA encodes the following proteins:
- a CDS encoding Atg14 domain-containing protein: MPDFSETHTTLHDFSDIETNELNTLVNTLKNTFRDKFTSINDKYSRSKNDLDSIRRKINAAEKDTEDEYIAKLRADKERLDHRVISIGNDIDDLREKIGSFKAEMKTLKQRQEDLRKKIDDSRRYSEKDSITQRQIENLKHFIKEFKDATKKKLEENILNELNGLMHKKGFIKKVVVDINQAGDDVDINLFNARNEKIDKGSLSMGERQMYASALLKALVDESDISFPVFIDSPMQKFDKDHAENVIKEFYPNVSEQVVLFPLIHKELTESEFELLKPNISKAYIIHNISTDASTFEEATPENLIKKYNELYNAN, encoded by the coding sequence GTGCCTGATTTTTCCGAAACACATACAACATTACACGATTTTTCAGATATAGAAACCAATGAATTAAACACTTTGGTAAATACTTTGAAAAATACTTTTAGAGACAAGTTTACAAGTATAAACGATAAATATTCACGTTCTAAAAACGACCTTGATTCTATTCGCAGAAAAATAAATGCAGCAGAGAAAGATACAGAAGATGAATACATTGCAAAATTAAGAGCAGATAAAGAGCGATTAGACCACCGTGTTATCTCCATTGGTAATGATATAGATGATTTACGAGAAAAAATAGGTTCGTTTAAAGCTGAAATGAAAACGCTAAAACAACGTCAGGAAGATTTAAGGAAAAAAATTGATGATTCAAGGCGTTATTCAGAAAAAGACAGCATTACTCAAAGACAAATTGAAAATCTAAAGCATTTTATCAAAGAGTTTAAAGATGCTACAAAGAAAAAATTGGAAGAAAATATCTTAAACGAATTGAACGGTTTAATGCACAAAAAAGGGTTCATCAAAAAAGTGGTTGTGGACATTAACCAAGCAGGTGATGATGTTGATATTAACCTTTTCAACGCAAGAAATGAAAAAATTGACAAAGGTTCGTTGTCAATGGGTGAACGCCAAATGTATGCTTCTGCCCTATTGAAAGCCTTGGTTGATGAATCGGATATTTCATTTCCTGTTTTCATTGATTCTCCAATGCAAAAATTTGATAAAGACCACGCAGAAAATGTAATCAAAGAATTTTATCCAAATGTTTCGGAGCAAGTAGTTTTATTTCCTTTAATTCATAAAGAATTGACGGAAAGTGAGTTTGAGCTATTGAAACCAAATATCAGCAAAGCGTATATTATTCACAATATTAGTACAGATGCTTCAACTTTTGAAGAAGCAACTCCAGAAAATTTAATTAAAAAGTACAACGAATTATACAATGCAAATTAA
- a CDS encoding O-methyltransferase, with protein sequence MNSPKRLNYETRPAKFTERKMLLSSFLRICNQYKDRYQYIGLGGLSFTDFKLFHKELHINEMHSFEAGGFSMDKLNVNCPYSFINIKKESSTEALPKIDLTKKTLVWLDYDDSLENFMFEDLAILMNKLPVGSIYLMSCNRQLKSDESGEIYTVEEFREKFGGLTPFNVTEKDLSGGEDFNTIRKMLSQLINKTIKDRNRNGENIIFQQLYNILYQENRGARMFTFGGIITESDKTFEELNLSDFDFIKNDDSVYKIDIPNLTSKEIDLINKNISNDEALKDIIDKRIATEVEVEKHKDIYKYLPNFYDVRL encoded by the coding sequence ATGAATAGTCCCAAGAGATTAAATTACGAAACAAGACCAGCAAAGTTTACTGAGAGAAAAATGCTACTTTCAAGTTTTCTGCGCATTTGCAATCAATATAAAGATAGATACCAATATATTGGTTTGGGAGGTCTTTCATTTACTGATTTTAAATTATTCCATAAAGAACTACATATTAATGAAATGCATAGTTTTGAGGCAGGTGGTTTTTCAATGGATAAGCTTAATGTAAATTGTCCATATTCATTTATTAATATCAAAAAAGAATCAAGCACAGAAGCTCTACCTAAAATTGATTTAACTAAGAAAACTCTTGTTTGGTTAGACTACGATGATTCATTAGAAAACTTTATGTTTGAAGATTTGGCTATTTTAATGAATAAATTACCTGTTGGTAGTATTTATTTAATGAGTTGTAATAGACAATTAAAAAGTGACGAATCGGGAGAAATCTATACGGTTGAAGAGTTTAGGGAGAAGTTTGGAGGTCTTACACCATTTAATGTGACAGAAAAAGATTTATCAGGAGGAGAAGATTTCAATACTATTAGAAAAATGTTATCTCAATTGATAAATAAAACAATTAAGGATAGAAACAGAAACGGTGAAAATATAATATTTCAACAGTTATATAACATTTTATATCAAGAAAATAGAGGGGCAAGAATGTTTACGTTTGGTGGTATAATAACGGAATCTGATAAAACATTTGAAGAATTAAATCTGTCTGATTTTGATTTTATAAAGAATGATGATTCTGTTTATAAAATTGATATTCCAAACCTTACTTCCAAAGAAATAGATTTAATAAATAAAAATATTTCTAATGATGAAGCCTTAAAAGATATTATTGATAAAAGAATTGCCACAGAAGTTGAAGTTGAAAAGCATAAAGATATATATAAATACTTGCCTAATTTTTATGATGTTAGACTTTAA
- a CDS encoding GNAT family N-acetyltransferase translates to MKINLKTERLNIRLITELDIENVYNLQSLEETAKFNTAGIPQNISETIVSVEKWIADNNQENIKRYTFVVELIEENKFIGLIGINLGKEHYRNAEVWFQYHFNFWNKGYATESLKRIIDFGFENLSLHRIEAGCAVENIGSVNVLEKVGMLREAHTRKLLPLKSGWSDNYGYAILSTDERK, encoded by the coding sequence ATGAAAATTAATTTAAAAACAGAAAGATTAAATATTAGACTCATTACTGAATTAGATATTGAAAACGTTTATAATTTACAGTCTTTAGAAGAAACAGCCAAGTTTAATACCGCAGGAATCCCACAGAATATAAGTGAAACAATCGTTTCTGTTGAAAAATGGATTGCTGATAACAACCAAGAAAATATCAAGCGATATACTTTTGTAGTTGAATTGATTGAAGAAAATAAATTTATAGGATTAATTGGAATAAATTTAGGAAAAGAACATTATAGAAATGCGGAAGTTTGGTTTCAATATCATTTCAATTTTTGGAATAAAGGTTATGCGACCGAAAGTTTAAAAAGAATAATAGATTTTGGGTTTGAAAATCTTAGCCTTCATAGAATAGAAGCTGGCTGTGCAGTTGAAAACATTGGCTCTGTAAATGTTTTAGAAAAAGTTGGAATGTTAAGGGAAGCGCATACTAGAAAATTACTACCTTTAAAATCTGGCTGGTCAGATAATTATGGCTATGCAATTTTATCAACTGATGAACGAAAATAA
- a CDS encoding TlpA disulfide reductase family protein, whose amino-acid sequence MKKIFISLLALGFIAIGCDTKQKTNEQSAPATEITTDSVVVSNEAFSAVTLNKMFEDPSGNKISFQNILAKHKGAPIVIDVWASWCPDCIKGFPELKNLQQQYPKTAYVFLSLDKTKNKWTEAIAKYDLQGDHYYLNEKMKDEFGQSIQLDWIPRYIVVDAQGNIALKKAIVANDTLLINTLNKIQPSL is encoded by the coding sequence ATGAAAAAGATTTTTATAAGCCTTTTGGCTTTAGGATTTATTGCGATAGGTTGCGATACTAAACAAAAAACCAACGAACAGTCAGCACCAGCAACCGAAATTACAACCGACAGCGTTGTGGTTTCCAACGAAGCTTTTAGTGCGGTAACCCTTAACAAAATGTTTGAAGATCCATCTGGAAACAAAATATCGTTTCAAAACATTCTAGCCAAACACAAAGGAGCACCCATTGTGATTGATGTTTGGGCATCATGGTGCCCCGATTGTATCAAAGGATTTCCCGAATTAAAAAACCTTCAACAGCAATATCCAAAAACTGCATACGTTTTTCTATCACTAGACAAAACAAAAAACAAATGGACCGAAGCTATTGCAAAATATGACTTGCAAGGCGACCATTACTATTTAAACGAGAAAATGAAAGACGAGTTTGGTCAGTCCATTCAATTAGATTGGATTCCACGCTATATTGTGGTGGATGCACAAGGAAACATCGCCCTAAAAAAAGCCATTGTAGCAAATGACACCCTTTTAATAAACACCTTAAACAAGATACAACCTTCATTATGA
- a CDS encoding ATP-binding protein gives MDENIIQGNPTKTFFIEMITRDISIKDAILDLLDNSIDGANIINPLTYEGLYINITISKDEFIVNDNCGGFSLDTAKKYAFRFGRPDDAPEAKGSVGRFGIGMKRALFKIGKTFEVESKTDNDHFEVNVDVNEWRNKTKTIKQNEVEKEIEDWDFRYVNITEENCNLSENGTYVKVTNLHSEVADLFEDEEFLSTLKGDIERLLNFSLEKKIKITLNDQELDSKDIKVFNEQSEPYFYEGEKDGVKFRVIAGLGEVGNPSVSGWYIYCNDRLVLEADKTEATGWGTSGIPKWHMDYVMFRGIVFLDAEETINLPLTTTKKGIDTTSDIYKSVLVYMREATSNIIPFLKQITKLGDEANNYRKLLAEQETKISVVDMKSVPISPEKRKFTAPEIDTDLIAQRKEFVRIAYDVKKDIANKVKYHSGSKSYKELGETTFYYYIKMEDLENE, from the coding sequence ATGGACGAAAATATAATTCAAGGAAATCCAACCAAGACATTTTTTATTGAAATGATTACTCGAGACATTTCAATAAAAGATGCTATATTAGATTTGTTGGATAATTCAATTGATGGAGCAAACATAATAAACCCTTTAACTTATGAAGGCTTGTATATTAATATTACAATTAGCAAAGATGAGTTTATTGTAAATGATAACTGTGGAGGTTTCTCTTTAGATACTGCAAAGAAGTACGCCTTTAGATTTGGTCGTCCTGATGATGCTCCAGAAGCTAAAGGTTCAGTTGGTAGATTTGGCATAGGAATGAAAAGAGCACTCTTCAAAATCGGTAAAACGTTTGAAGTTGAATCCAAAACAGATAATGACCATTTTGAAGTAAATGTAGATGTTAATGAATGGAGAAACAAAACAAAAACGATTAAACAAAATGAAGTTGAAAAAGAGATTGAAGATTGGGATTTTAGATACGTTAATATAACTGAAGAAAATTGTAATTTATCTGAAAATGGCACTTATGTAAAGGTTACTAATCTTCATAGTGAGGTTGCAGATTTGTTTGAAGATGAAGAATTTTTAAGTACTTTAAAAGGTGATATTGAACGTTTGTTAAATTTTAGTTTAGAGAAAAAAATTAAAATAACGCTTAATGATCAGGAACTAGATAGTAAAGACATCAAAGTATTTAATGAGCAATCGGAGCCATATTTCTATGAGGGAGAAAAAGACGGAGTGAAATTTAGAGTCATTGCAGGACTGGGAGAGGTTGGAAACCCAAGTGTTTCAGGTTGGTATATTTACTGTAATGACAGGTTGGTTTTAGAAGCTGATAAAACAGAAGCAACAGGTTGGGGAACTTCAGGTATACCAAAATGGCATATGGATTATGTCATGTTTCGTGGAATTGTATTTTTAGATGCAGAAGAAACAATAAATCTTCCCCTAACGACTACTAAAAAAGGAATTGATACAACTTCTGATATTTACAAATCGGTTCTTGTTTATATGAGAGAAGCAACTTCTAATATAATTCCATTTTTAAAACAAATAACTAAATTGGGAGATGAAGCAAATAATTACAGGAAACTTTTAGCAGAACAAGAAACGAAAATATCTGTTGTTGATATGAAAAGCGTACCAATCTCTCCTGAAAAAAGAAAATTTACCGCTCCTGAAATTGATACTGACCTGATAGCTCAAAGAAAAGAATTTGTCAGAATTGCTTATGATGTAAAAAAAGATATAGCTAATAAAGTAAAGTATCACTCTGGTTCAAAATCTTATAAGGAGCTTGGGGAAACGACATTTTATTATTATATCAAAATGGAAGATTTAGAAAATGAATAG
- the dndC gene encoding DNA phosphorothioation system sulfurtransferase DndC, with translation MASFIQNIIDEIIDQYLFADETKRPWIIGFSGGKDSTVMLQLVWEALRQIKDLHGVVGRDIYVVCNDTMVENPVITEYVHRVLVKIEQAAVEQDIPVRVIKTIPRLEDSFWVNLIGKGYPAPNNAFRWCTERLKIKPTQRFIVEQVDEFGEAVILIGTRSAESASRAKSMKKHAIKGKRLTKHPTQPNTFMYAPIRHLMLEEVWYIINTMPSPWGADNSELFQIYLDASADDYECPTVVTDKEHKSCGQSRFGCWTCTVVKQDKSMSALIENGLTWLQPLLKLRNELAEERNIIENRMPRRRNGTDAINGMGPYFPWYRASVLQRLLQAQKEVQKEKPHIELITNQELIAIQTIWYRDFVFDQKVSEIYHNAYKTDLDMKNQNDKKEKELELLKKTCEKNPQDYELIQELLTLQKNKSLLNRKRGLKDDIETRIEAFI, from the coding sequence ATGGCAAGCTTTATACAAAATATAATTGACGAAATAATTGACCAATATTTGTTCGCAGACGAAACAAAACGTCCGTGGATTATTGGTTTTAGCGGTGGAAAAGATTCTACCGTAATGCTTCAATTGGTTTGGGAAGCTTTAAGACAAATCAAAGACTTACACGGAGTTGTAGGCAGAGATATTTATGTCGTTTGCAATGACACAATGGTCGAAAATCCTGTAATTACGGAATATGTTCATCGTGTTTTAGTGAAAATAGAACAAGCCGCAGTTGAGCAAGATATTCCTGTACGTGTGATAAAAACCATCCCTCGATTAGAAGATTCTTTTTGGGTAAACCTAATTGGTAAAGGTTATCCTGCACCAAACAACGCTTTTCGTTGGTGTACAGAGCGATTGAAAATCAAACCGACACAAAGATTTATAGTTGAGCAAGTTGATGAATTTGGAGAAGCTGTTATTTTGATTGGAACACGTTCGGCAGAATCGGCAAGTCGTGCCAAATCAATGAAGAAACACGCTATCAAAGGGAAACGACTAACCAAACACCCAACACAACCCAATACATTTATGTATGCACCTATCCGACATTTGATGTTGGAGGAAGTTTGGTACATAATTAACACAATGCCATCACCTTGGGGTGCGGATAATAGCGAATTGTTTCAAATTTATTTAGATGCAAGTGCAGATGATTATGAATGTCCAACAGTTGTAACCGATAAGGAACACAAATCTTGTGGACAAAGCCGTTTTGGTTGTTGGACTTGTACAGTTGTGAAACAAGACAAATCAATGTCTGCATTGATTGAAAACGGTTTAACTTGGTTGCAACCACTTTTAAAATTAAGAAACGAATTGGCAGAAGAGCGAAATATTATCGAAAATCGTATGCCACGACGAAGAAACGGAACAGATGCAATAAACGGAATGGGACCGTATTTTCCTTGGTATCGTGCTTCTGTTCTGCAAAGATTACTTCAAGCACAAAAAGAAGTACAGAAAGAAAAACCGCATATAGAGTTGATTACAAATCAAGAATTGATTGCGATTCAGACGATTTGGTATCGTGATTTTGTTTTTGACCAAAAGGTTTCGGAAATTTACCACAACGCTTATAAAACAGATTTGGATATGAAAAACCAAAACGATAAAAAAGAAAAAGAATTGGAATTGCTAAAGAAAACTTGTGAAAAAAATCCTCAGGATTATGAGCTAATTCAAGAGCTTTTGACATTACAAAAAAACAAATCACTTTTGAATCGCAAACGTGGTTTGAAAGATGATATTGAAACAAGAATTGAAGCTTTTATCTAA
- a CDS encoding DndE family protein, translating into MQINIRTSEANQEIVRKLTSKLPVGTKENVIARIALGYSLQNDKHFSSSEFNVYDSKGKEYKDHILFDAKYRDFYVSLICQHYGIYKTDDNIPKYIKLHIDHGLELMDNLFSSQNNYTFFDFLTEHLDKGISFLDSVKVDLGAVKNNNQSIEKTYFGEPIKILVGNTLDDKTKDIVLNFNDTNQYNNNHIAVAGSSGTGKTQFALQILKEISEKSNHHVNFIYLDFKGLKDDDLKDMQPFFEKTKSQFIDAPNTPFPVNPLSFIDSINDTNKRLGIDKFVDIICKYSNIGIKQRGTLRDATSEAFVLKKPGEYPSFTEINERLLEIVEDKRDTLTEIIDELSRYNVFQEDKKIKNFLNQNVYLSLSGDLSNSVRFTSLFLIINYIYNVFMNMESTPTENGCRAMRYVLLIDEAHVIFKEKKYQDILEKILREIRSKGVSVVLLSQGIEEFNQPTFDFSSMCEISFLLNVKDKNNTKAINKFLGFSDKDGTKAYRSLEKIQKGQAISNIKEFPKGELFEIKQFYNS; encoded by the coding sequence ATGCAAATTAACATCAGAACATCGGAAGCCAATCAGGAAATCGTTAGAAAACTAACGTCAAAATTGCCTGTTGGAACAAAAGAAAATGTAATTGCAAGAATTGCGTTAGGCTATTCGTTACAAAACGATAAACATTTTTCTTCATCTGAATTTAACGTGTACGATTCCAAAGGAAAAGAATATAAAGACCATATTTTATTTGATGCAAAATATCGAGATTTTTATGTGTCTTTGATTTGCCAACATTATGGAATTTACAAAACAGACGATAATATTCCGAAATACATAAAATTACACATTGACCACGGTTTAGAGTTAATGGATAATTTATTTTCAAGCCAAAACAACTATACTTTTTTTGACTTCTTAACAGAGCATTTAGATAAAGGGATTTCATTTTTAGACTCTGTAAAAGTTGATTTAGGAGCAGTCAAAAACAACAATCAAAGCATAGAAAAAACATACTTTGGCGAACCAATTAAAATTTTGGTTGGAAATACATTAGATGATAAAACAAAAGATATTGTTTTGAATTTTAATGACACAAACCAGTACAACAATAATCACATTGCGGTTGCAGGAAGTTCGGGTACTGGAAAAACACAATTTGCATTACAGATTTTAAAGGAAATTTCTGAAAAATCAAATCATCACGTAAATTTCATTTACCTAGATTTTAAAGGTTTGAAAGATGATGATTTGAAAGATATGCAACCGTTCTTCGAGAAAACTAAATCTCAATTTATTGATGCACCAAATACGCCTTTTCCTGTAAATCCGCTTTCATTTATCGACAGCATCAATGATACAAACAAGCGGTTAGGCATAGACAAATTTGTTGATATTATTTGTAAATACTCAAATATCGGCATAAAACAACGTGGTACTTTGAGAGACGCAACAAGTGAAGCATTTGTTTTAAAGAAACCAGGAGAATATCCAAGTTTTACAGAAATCAATGAGCGACTTTTAGAAATTGTCGAAGACAAACGAGATACGTTAACGGAGATAATTGATGAATTAAGCCGATACAATGTGTTCCAAGAAGATAAAAAGATTAAAAATTTCTTGAATCAAAATGTTTATTTGTCTTTGTCAGGTGATTTGTCAAATTCAGTTCGCTTTACTTCGTTATTCTTAATCATCAATTACATTTACAACGTATTTATGAATATGGAAAGCACACCAACCGAAAACGGTTGTCGTGCAATGCGTTATGTGTTGTTAATTGACGAAGCACACGTAATATTCAAAGAGAAAAAGTATCAAGATATTTTAGAGAAAATTTTGCGTGAAATCCGTTCAAAAGGAGTTTCTGTTGTTCTTTTATCACAAGGAATAGAGGAATTTAACCAACCGACTTTTGATTTTTCAAGTATGTGCGAAATTTCGTTTTTGCTGAATGTAAAAGACAAAAACAACACAAAAGCAATCAACAAGTTTTTAGGGTTTAGCGATAAAGACGGAACAAAAGCATATAGAAGTCTTGAAAAAATCCAAAAAGGACAAGCAATATCTAACATCAAAGAATTTCCAAAAGGAGAGTTATTTGAGATTAAACAGTTTTATAATTCATAA
- a CDS encoding HNH endonuclease encodes MKQELKLLSKSNLNEKLPYYIHCLTHLKRDAKNGGAPHKPILFLSIIRLFEKGIFTDNQIHILPELVASFKSNWSKLVVTNHHPIFAMPFYHMSSEPFWKLIANVGCEKWIESKSSMRSLQNLTTAVNFALIDIELAELMLKPENRDVLKISILDRYFPETKSNYGNNGNDDLPNISVLNEPSEEYKRKIIELKNQVDENAFQEEVFIRGGLFKREIPKIYNNTCAITGLRIDAITNISMVDACHIVPFSEGYDDTLTNGIALCPNLHRAFDRGLISISDNYEVILNKNFVESKSVYNLSQFAGKQILLPKQLEFYPTLENIALHRTRFKF; translated from the coding sequence TTGAAACAAGAATTGAAGCTTTTATCTAAATCTAATTTGAACGAAAAATTACCATATTATATACATTGTTTAACGCATTTAAAAAGAGATGCGAAGAATGGTGGTGCACCACACAAACCAATTCTTTTTTTAAGTATTATTCGGTTGTTTGAAAAAGGAATTTTTACAGATAATCAAATTCATATTTTACCCGAATTAGTTGCCTCTTTCAAATCAAATTGGTCAAAATTAGTTGTAACTAATCATCATCCGATTTTTGCAATGCCATTTTATCATATGAGTTCCGAGCCATTTTGGAAATTGATAGCAAATGTTGGCTGTGAAAAATGGATTGAATCTAAAAGTTCAATGCGTAGTTTACAAAATCTGACAACAGCTGTAAATTTTGCTTTGATTGATATTGAACTTGCTGAATTAATGCTAAAGCCCGAAAATCGGGACGTACTTAAAATTTCTATTTTAGACCGATATTTTCCCGAAACAAAATCAAATTACGGAAACAACGGAAATGACGATTTGCCAAATATTTCAGTTCTGAATGAGCCGTCAGAAGAATACAAAAGAAAAATTATTGAATTGAAAAACCAAGTTGATGAAAATGCTTTTCAGGAAGAGGTATTTATTCGAGGTGGATTATTCAAAAGAGAAATTCCGAAAATTTATAACAATACTTGTGCAATTACAGGACTGAGAATTGATGCTATTACAAATATTTCAATGGTTGATGCTTGTCATATTGTTCCATTTTCAGAAGGTTATGATGACACATTAACTAATGGCATTGCACTTTGTCCGAATTTACACAGAGCTTTTGACAGAGGCTTAATTTCCATTTCAGACAATTACGAAGTAATTCTGAATAAGAATTTTGTAGAAAGTAAATCAGTTTATAATCTTTCACAATTTGCAGGAAAGCAGATTTTACTACCTAAGCAATTAGAATTTTATCCAACTCTGGAAAATATTGCACTTCATAGAACACGATTTAAATTTTGA
- a CDS encoding lysophospholipid acyltransferase family protein, translating to MSLFRKDPFGNIIFIKRWLIRVFGFLTHKRYRGFNELVIDGSEIIKQLPENNVLFISNHQTYFADVVAMFHVFNASLKGREDNIKNVFYIWNPKMNIYYVSAKETMQAGILPRIMSYTGAITVERTWREKGKDVTEKKAVNPNDTENIKKALQDGWVITFPQGTTKSFKPVRKGTAHIIKEHRPIVVPIVIDGFRRSFDKKGLWLKKKGILQTFTIKEPLQIDYDNETIDEIVEKIEYAIEQHPSFLKVIPSEIIENDTKLNKERRFPFDY from the coding sequence ATGAGTTTATTCAGAAAAGATCCGTTTGGAAACATCATTTTTATAAAAAGATGGCTTATTCGTGTATTTGGCTTTTTAACCCACAAGCGGTACCGCGGCTTTAACGAATTGGTGATCGATGGCTCTGAAATCATCAAACAACTGCCCGAGAACAACGTACTTTTTATATCGAACCACCAAACCTATTTTGCCGATGTGGTGGCTATGTTTCACGTGTTTAATGCCAGTTTAAAAGGCAGAGAAGACAACATAAAAAACGTGTTTTATATTTGGAATCCCAAAATGAATATTTATTATGTGAGTGCCAAAGAAACCATGCAAGCCGGCATTTTACCGCGCATAATGAGCTATACCGGAGCCATTACCGTTGAGCGAACATGGCGAGAAAAAGGCAAAGATGTCACCGAAAAAAAAGCAGTAAACCCCAACGATACCGAAAATATTAAAAAAGCCTTGCAAGACGGTTGGGTGATTACTTTTCCGCAAGGAACCACCAAATCTTTTAAACCCGTGCGAAAAGGTACGGCACACATCATTAAAGAACACCGACCAATTGTGGTGCCTATTGTGATCGATGGATTTCGCCGTTCGTTTGATAAAAAAGGATTGTGGCTAAAGAAAAAAGGTATCTTGCAAACTTTTACCATTAAAGAACCTTTGCAAATTGATTACGACAACGAAACGATTGATGAAATTGTTGAAAAAATTGAATATGCTATTGAGCAACACCCATCGTTTTTAAAAGTAATTCCGTCTGAAATTATTGAAAACGATACCAAATTGAACAAAGAACGCCGTTTTCCGTTTGATTATTAA
- the tpiA gene encoding triose-phosphate isomerase, giving the protein MRHKIIAGNWKMHKNASETTQFLNDLVNNMPTGKEVEVLVAPSFTNLMLATQMLEDTNISVAAQNMHQAEGGAFTGEISADMLSSINVQTVILGHSERRHYFNETPALLANKVDTALRHNMRVIFCVGEELKDRKSKQFQNVVFYQLKDSLFHLPKEAWEHIVIAYEPVWAIGTGETATPEQAQEMHQFIREQIAHHYGNLANNVTILYGGSVKPDNAPTIFAQPDVDGGLIGGAALNVADFTKIIEAV; this is encoded by the coding sequence ATGAGACATAAAATAATAGCCGGAAACTGGAAAATGCACAAAAATGCTTCAGAAACCACTCAGTTTTTAAACGATTTAGTAAACAATATGCCCACCGGCAAAGAAGTAGAAGTCTTGGTGGCACCTTCTTTTACCAATTTAATGTTGGCAACCCAAATGCTAGAAGACACCAACATTAGTGTGGCTGCACAAAACATGCACCAAGCAGAAGGCGGCGCTTTCACAGGCGAAATTTCAGCCGATATGCTGTCGAGTATCAATGTGCAAACTGTAATTTTAGGCCACTCAGAACGCCGACATTATTTTAACGAAACACCAGCGCTTTTAGCCAATAAGGTAGATACCGCTTTGCGCCACAACATGCGTGTGATTTTTTGTGTGGGCGAAGAATTAAAAGACCGCAAAAGCAAACAATTTCAAAACGTGGTGTTTTATCAGTTAAAAGATTCATTGTTTCACCTGCCAAAAGAAGCTTGGGAACACATCGTGATTGCCTACGAACCCGTTTGGGCAATTGGAACCGGCGAAACAGCCACTCCGGAACAAGCACAAGAAATGCACCAGTTTATCCGCGAACAAATTGCACACCACTACGGCAATTTGGCAAACAATGTAACCATTTTATACGGCGGCAGCGTGAAACCAGACAACGCACCCACCATTTTTGCACAACCCGATGTGGACGGCGGTTTAATTGGCGGTGCTGCACTAAATGTAGCCGATTTTACAAAGATTATTGAGGCGGTTTAA